From the genome of Streptomyces sp. JH34:
TGCCGAGCCGTGCCTGGCCAGCAGCAGCCCGGAGAAGATCGCGTACTCGGTGTCGTCGGTCCCGGCGGGATCGTCGCTGACGAACCCCTCGATACGGCCCCAGCGGCGACGGATCTCGGACGGGCGCATGTTCTCCGCCGGCGCCCCGAGCGCGTCCCCCACCGCGAGCCCCAGCAACGCACCCCGGGCCCGGTCACCCGTGCTCACCGCCGGGCTGTCCGCCTTGAGCTCCATCGTGTCGACCCTTCACTCGCACCCGTGAACTTCCGGTTGTGCGAGGTTTGCCCACTCCCGTCGAAGAGAGGCGCGCATTTCCTACAAATCGGCCGCCCGGGTGAGGGGCTCAGGGCAGGTAAGTTCGGCCTTCCTTGCTGGCGGGAGGCGTTTTTCGTGCGTACTTTCGACGGTGCGGAGCGGAGGACACCACGGGCCCGTTCCCGGAAAAGGGGAGAGCTGTGTCCATCATCGAGACCGACGCCGTACTGCACGAGGCCCACCGCGACAACCACACCCACCGTGACGTGAACGGCGGCTGGCTGCGGCCCGCGGTGTTCGGCGCCATGGACGGTCTCGTCTCCAACCTCGCCCTGATGACGGGCGTCGCCGGAGGAGCGGTCTCCCAGCAGGCCATCGTCATCACCGGCCTGGCCGGGCTCGCCGCCGGTGCGTTCTCCATGGCCGCGGGGGAGTACACGTCCGTCGCCTCGCAGCGCGAGCTCGTCGAGGCCGAGCTCGACGTCGAGCGGCGTGAGCTGCGCAAACACCCCAAGGACGAGATGCGGGAGCTCGCCGCGCTCTACGAGTCCCGAGGGGTCGAGCCCGCCCTCGCCCAGGAGGTCGCCCGGCAGCTGTCCCGGGACCCCGAGCAGGCGCTCGAGATACACGCCCGCGAGGAACTCGGCATCGACCCGGGCGACCTGCCCTCGCCTCTCGTCGCCGCCCTGTCCTCCTTCGGAGCCTTCGCGCTGGGGGCCCTGCTGCCCGTCCTGCCCTACCTGCTCGGCGCGACCGTCATGTGGCCCGCCGTGCTGCTCGCACTGGCCGGCCTCTTCGGCTGCGGCGCGGTGGTCGCCAGGGTGACGGCGCGCACCTGGTGGTTCAGCGGACTGCGCCAGCTCGTGCTCGGCGGGGCCGCCGCGGCGATCACGTACGGGCTCGGCTCGCTGTTCGGTGTGGCAGTCGGCTGATCCCCGGCCGGGTTTCCGGTCCGCTCCGGGCCGCTCCGGTCCGGGGGAGTGTGCGGGGTGGGTTCCGGCCCGCCCGGCACGGCCTCCAGGGTGCCTCCGGAGGCCGCCGGGCGTCGGGACCGTGTGATGTACGTCTTGGCGCACGTCTCTGGGCGGATGGGGTGGGGCCGCCGTAAAGTGAGACGCTATACAGAGCTGCACATAAGTAGCCGTTACTCGGCGGTTTCGATTCCATGACCGCCGGGCAAGAGCCGTAGACACTCGCGGGCAACGACGCCCGCTCTCTGCGGTCTCCCCCGGACAGTGATCCACAACGATCCGTCCGATCGTGACCCACCCGCACCACGGCTCCGTGGTGTCCGCATGTTGGAACAGCCTTTCCGCTTTTTGAGAAGCGCTCCATCATGTAACCTGCACGAAATTTCGCAGAGGGCCAGCGTCGTCCCTCGGCACAGCACATGCCACGACGACGACGGGAGAGCCGATGCGTTCCGACGCCTGGTCGCCCATGGACGGTCGCCCCGCCCAGCAGGGGATGTACGACCCCCGTAACGAGCACGACGCCTGTGGTGTCGGGTTCGTGGCCACTCTGACCGGTGTGGCCAGCCATGAGCTGGTCGAGCAGGCGCTGACCGTACTGCGCAACCTCGAACACCGCGGCGCCACAGGATCCGAGCCCGACTCGGGCGACGGTGCCGGCATTCTCCTCCAGGTCCCCGACGCCTTCCTCCGCGAAGAGGCCGGGTTCGAACTCCCCGAGGCCGGCTCCTACGCCGTCGGCATCGCCTTCCTGCCCGCGGAGGACTCCACCGACGCGGTCAAGCAGATCGAGAAGATCGCCGTCGAGGAGGGCCTCGACGTCCTCGGCTGGCGCCAGGTCCCGGTCACGCCGGACATCCTCGGCAAGGGCGCCCGCGCCGTCATGCCCGAGTTCCGCCAGATCGTCGTGGCCGACGGTGTCAGCACCGGCATCGCGCTCGACCGCAAGGCCTTCGTCCTGCGCAAGCGCGCCGAGCGTGAGGCCGGGGTGTACTTCCCCTCGCTCTCCGCACGCACGATCGTCTACAAGGGCATGCTCACCACCGGGCAGCTGGAGCCGTTCTTCCCGGACCTCTCCGACCGCCGCTTCGCCACCACGGTCGCGCTGGTCCACTCGCGCTTCTCCACCAACACCTTCCCCAGCTGGCCGCTCGCCCACCCGTACCGCTTCGTCGCGCACAACGGCGAGATCAACACGGTCAAGGGCAACCGCAACTGGATGAAGGCCCGTGAGTCCCAGCTCGCCTCCAGCCTCTTCGGCGAGGCGCAGCTCGACCGCATCTTCCCCGTGTGCACCCCGGACGCCTCCGACTCCGCCTCCTTCGACGAGGTCCTGGAGCTGCTCCACCTCGGCGGACGCTCGCTGCCGCACTCGGTGCTGATGATGGTCCCCGAGGCATGGGAGAACCACGCCTCCATGGACCCGGCCCGCCGCGCCTTCTACCAGTACCACTCCACGATGATGGAGCCCTGGGACGGCCCGGCCTGCGTCACCTTCACCGACGGCGTCCAGGTCGGCGCGGTCCTCGACCGCAACGGTCTGCGCCCCGGCCGCTACTGGGTCACCGACGACGGCCTGGTCGTCCTCTCCTCCGAGGTCGGCGTCCTGGACATCGACCCCGCCAAGGTCGTCCGCAAGGGCCGCCTCCAGCCCGGCAGGATGTTCCTCGTCGACACCGCCGAGCACCGCATCATCGAGGACGACGAGATCAAGGCGTCCCTGGCCGCCGAGAACCCGTACGAGGAGTGGCTGGAAACCGGCGAGATCGAGCTCGAGGACCTCCCCGAGCGCGAGCACATCGTCCACACCCACGCCTCGGTCACCCGCCGCCAGCAGACCTTCGGCTACACCGAGGAAGAGCTCCGCGTCCTCCTCGCCCCGATGGCCCGCACCGCCGGCGAACCCCTCGGCTCCATGGGCACCGACTCGCCGATCGCCGCGCTCTCCGAGCGCCCCCGGCTGCTCTTCGACTACTTCACCCAGCTCTTCGCCCAGGTCACCAACCCGCCGCTGGACGCCATCCGCGAGGAACTCGTCACCTCGCTGCGCTCCTCGCTGGGCACCCAGGGCAACCTCCTGGAGCCGTCCGCCGCGTCCTGTCGAAGCGTCACCCTGCCCTTCCCGGTGATCGACAACGACGAGCTGGCCAAGCTCATACACATCAACGCCGACGGCGACATGCCGGGAATGAAGGCCGCGACCCTCTCCGGCCTCTACCGCGTCAGCGGCGGCGGCGACGCCCTCGCCGCCCGGATCGAGGAGATCACCAACGAGGTCGACGCCGCCATAGAGGACGGCGCCCGCCTCATCGTCCTCTCCGACCGGCACTCCGACGCCGAGCACGCGCCGATCCCCTCGCTGCTGCTCACCTCGGCCGTCCACCACCACCTCATCCGCACCAAGCAGCGCACCCAGGTGGGCCTGCTGGTCGAGGCCGGTGACGTCCGCGAGGTCCACCACGTCGCGCTGCTCATCGGGTACGGCGCCGCCGCCGTCAACCCGTACCTCGCGATGGAGTCCGTCGAGGACCTCGTCCGCGCCGGCACGTTCATCGAGGGCATCGAGCCCGAGCTGGCCATCCGCAACCTGATCTACGCCCTCGGCAAGGGCGTCCTGAAGGTCATGTCCAAGATGGGCATCTCGACGGTCGCGTCCTACCGCGGCGCCCAGGTCTTCGAGGCCGTCGGCCTCGACGAGGCCTTCGTCGCCCAGTACTTCAACGGCACCGCCACCAAGATCGGCGGCGCCGGACTCGACGTCGTCGCCAAGGAGGTCGCCGCCCGGCACACCAAGGCGTACCCCGCCTCCGGCATCGCGGCGTCCCACCGCGCGCTGGAGATCGGCGGCGAGTACCAGTGGCGCCGCGAGGGCGAGCCGCACCTCTTCGACCCGGAGACGGTCTTCCGCCTCCAGCACGCCACCCGCAACCGCCGGTACGACATCTTCAAGAAGTACACCGGCCGGGTCAACGAGCAGTCCGAGCGCCTCATGACGCTCCGCGGCCTGTTCGGCTTCAAGAGCGGCCGCGAGCCGATCTCCATCGACGAGGTCGAGTCCGCCGCCGAGATCGTCAAGCGCTTCTCCACCGGCGCCATGTCGTACGGCTCCATCTCCCAGGAGGCGCACGAGACGCTCGCCGTCGCCATGAACCAGCTGGGCGGCAAGTCCAACACCGGTGAGGGCGGCGAGGACGCCGAGCGCCTCTACGACCCGGCACGCCGCTCGGCCATCAAGCAGGTCGCCTCCGGCCGCTTCGGTGTCACCAGCGAGTACCTGGTCAACGCGGACGACATCCAGATCAAGATGGCCCAGGGCGCCAAGCCCGGCGAGGGCGGCCAGCTGCCCGGCCACAAGGTCTACCCG
Proteins encoded in this window:
- a CDS encoding VIT1/CCC1 transporter family protein; the encoded protein is MSIIETDAVLHEAHRDNHTHRDVNGGWLRPAVFGAMDGLVSNLALMTGVAGGAVSQQAIVITGLAGLAAGAFSMAAGEYTSVASQRELVEAELDVERRELRKHPKDEMRELAALYESRGVEPALAQEVARQLSRDPEQALEIHAREELGIDPGDLPSPLVAALSSFGAFALGALLPVLPYLLGATVMWPAVLLALAGLFGCGAVVARVTARTWWFSGLRQLVLGGAAAAITYGLGSLFGVAVG
- the gltB gene encoding glutamate synthase large subunit, with protein sequence MRSDAWSPMDGRPAQQGMYDPRNEHDACGVGFVATLTGVASHELVEQALTVLRNLEHRGATGSEPDSGDGAGILLQVPDAFLREEAGFELPEAGSYAVGIAFLPAEDSTDAVKQIEKIAVEEGLDVLGWRQVPVTPDILGKGARAVMPEFRQIVVADGVSTGIALDRKAFVLRKRAEREAGVYFPSLSARTIVYKGMLTTGQLEPFFPDLSDRRFATTVALVHSRFSTNTFPSWPLAHPYRFVAHNGEINTVKGNRNWMKARESQLASSLFGEAQLDRIFPVCTPDASDSASFDEVLELLHLGGRSLPHSVLMMVPEAWENHASMDPARRAFYQYHSTMMEPWDGPACVTFTDGVQVGAVLDRNGLRPGRYWVTDDGLVVLSSEVGVLDIDPAKVVRKGRLQPGRMFLVDTAEHRIIEDDEIKASLAAENPYEEWLETGEIELEDLPEREHIVHTHASVTRRQQTFGYTEEELRVLLAPMARTAGEPLGSMGTDSPIAALSERPRLLFDYFTQLFAQVTNPPLDAIREELVTSLRSSLGTQGNLLEPSAASCRSVTLPFPVIDNDELAKLIHINADGDMPGMKAATLSGLYRVSGGGDALAARIEEITNEVDAAIEDGARLIVLSDRHSDAEHAPIPSLLLTSAVHHHLIRTKQRTQVGLLVEAGDVREVHHVALLIGYGAAAVNPYLAMESVEDLVRAGTFIEGIEPELAIRNLIYALGKGVLKVMSKMGISTVASYRGAQVFEAVGLDEAFVAQYFNGTATKIGGAGLDVVAKEVAARHTKAYPASGIAASHRALEIGGEYQWRREGEPHLFDPETVFRLQHATRNRRYDIFKKYTGRVNEQSERLMTLRGLFGFKSGREPISIDEVESAAEIVKRFSTGAMSYGSISQEAHETLAVAMNQLGGKSNTGEGGEDAERLYDPARRSAIKQVASGRFGVTSEYLVNADDIQIKMAQGAKPGEGGQLPGHKVYPWVAKTRHSTPGVGLISPPPHHDIYSIEDLAQLIHDLKNANPAARVHVKLVSEVGVGTVAAGVSKAHADVVLISGHDGGTGASPLTSLKHAGGPWELGLAETQQTLLLNGLRDRIVVQTDGQLKTGRDVVIAALLGAEEFGFATAPLVVSGCVMMRVCHLDTCPVGIATQNPVLRDRFSGKAEYIVNFFEFIAEEVREILAELGFRTIEEAVGHAELLDTERAVTHWKAQGLELAPLFHVPELPEGAVRHQIAEQDHGLAKALDNELIKLAADALGADSAEAAQPVRAQIAIRNINRTVGTMLGHEVTKKFGGAGLPDDTIDITFTGSAGQSFGAFVPRGVTLRLEGDANDYVGKGLSGGRVIVRPDRGADHLAEYSTIAGNTIGYGATGGELFLRGRTGERFCVRNSGATVVSEGVGDHGCEYMTGGHAVVLGETGRNFAAGMSGGVAYVVDLDLDNVNTGNLGAVETLDDTDKQWLHDVVRRHQEETGSTVAGKLLADWDSSAARFSKIIPSTYKAVLAAKDAAELAGLSEQETTEKMMEAATNG